Proteins found in one Seonamhaeicola sp. S2-3 genomic segment:
- a CDS encoding TRAP transporter large permease: protein MSIEVLSIVVLFSSFFILLMLKVPVAYSIGISTTISLLLNIDKLPGLTTIAQRMTTGIDSFALLAIPFFVLAGEIMKQGGIANRLINFAKSLVASLPGGLAYVNVLASMLFGAISGSAIAAASAIGSIMTDRMEEEGYPREFSASVNITSSTTGLLIPPSNILIVYALASGGAASVAALFIAGYLPGVLLGLALIGYIVFVAVRRKFAKGQRATLKEVWQHFRKAFFSLLMLVIVVGGIVAGVFTATEASVIAVLYAAILALIYKSVTLKSFPDILLNSAKTTAVVMFLICTSMAMSWLFSFESIPALISNFLLEQFSNKFAIFFVINITLLIIGTFMDMTPAVLIFTPIFLPVVMALGMDPVHFGIVLVLNLCIGLCTPPVGTILFVGSGIANVTVSQVVKPLLPFLLIMVLVLLLITYIPEISMWLPRLFDL from the coding sequence ATGAGTATTGAAGTTTTAAGTATTGTTGTTTTATTTTCTAGTTTTTTTATTCTTTTAATGCTTAAGGTTCCTGTTGCTTATAGCATTGGAATTTCAACCACAATTAGTCTATTATTAAATATTGATAAACTACCAGGACTAACAACCATTGCACAACGTATGACTACTGGAATAGATAGTTTTGCCTTATTAGCTATTCCGTTTTTTGTGTTGGCTGGAGAAATAATGAAACAAGGTGGTATTGCCAACCGGCTTATAAATTTTGCTAAATCTTTAGTAGCTAGCCTCCCTGGTGGATTAGCCTATGTAAATGTTTTAGCATCTATGTTGTTTGGCGCCATTTCAGGATCTGCTATTGCCGCAGCTTCTGCAATTGGTAGTATAATGACCGATAGAATGGAAGAAGAAGGTTACCCAAGAGAATTTAGTGCTTCGGTAAATATTACTTCTTCTACTACGGGATTATTAATTCCTCCTAGCAATATTTTAATTGTATATGCTCTTGCTAGTGGTGGTGCAGCCTCTGTTGCTGCTTTATTTATAGCGGGTTATTTACCTGGAGTTTTATTAGGTTTAGCATTAATTGGCTATATAGTTTTTGTTGCTGTAAGAAGAAAATTTGCCAAAGGACAAAGAGCTACACTAAAAGAGGTTTGGCAACATTTTAGAAAAGCATTTTTTAGCTTATTAATGCTTGTAATTGTTGTAGGCGGTATTGTTGCCGGAGTTTTTACAGCTACTGAAGCCTCTGTAATTGCAGTTTTATATGCTGCTATACTTGCTTTAATCTATAAAAGCGTTACTCTTAAAAGTTTTCCTGATATTTTACTAAATAGTGCTAAAACCACTGCTGTTGTAATGTTTTTAATTTGTACTTCAATGGCTATGAGTTGGCTATTTTCATTTGAAAGTATTCCTGCTCTTATTAGTAACTTTTTATTAGAACAGTTTAGTAACAAATTTGCTATCTTTTTTGTAATTAATATTACTTTATTAATAATAGGAACCTTTATGGATATGACACCAGCGGTATTAATATTTACACCAATATTTTTACCTGTAGTTATGGCTTTAGGAATGGATCCTGTTCACTTCGGAATTGTACTTGTATTAAATTTATGTATTGGTTTGTGTACACCACCTGTGGGTACTATTCTCTTTGTAGGAAGTGGTATAGCAAATGTAACCGTTTCTCAGGTCGTCAAGCCCTTGCTGCCATTTTTATTAATAATGGTACTTGTTTTGTTGCTAATAACTTATATTCCTGAAATTTCTATGTGGTTACCTAGACTTTTCGATTTATAA